The window ACCGAACGCGTGCTCGATTGTGCCGGTGACCCCGTGGTGCAGCATCAGCCATCCCTCCGGCACGCGAAGAGGTGGCGGGCCCCCGCCGATCTTGAGTTGTTCAAAGGCGAACTCCGGCGCGGCGAGCATGCGGTGGCCTCTCCAATGCACAATGGCCCGGATGTCGGCGAGCACGGCAGCAAGGGGCACGAAGCTGATCCAGATGCTCTGGCGCGGGTCGGTTATGCCCGCGGGCAGGCGAACCCCCTCCCCGGGCTTCGTCTCGCTGAGATTCCACATGGGGCGGTGCAGCACCGCGAGACTCTCGACCCCGTCGGGCGCTGTGACCGGCTCGGCAAAGAACACGGTGTCTTTGTTGTGGAACAGGTTGAGGTCGGTGTCGAGCGCGTCGTCGTACTCGAACAAGACGGGGCCGAGCCTCGTCCATGCGCGAAGATCCGGAGAGGTCGCAATTGCAGTTCGCGGGCCCAACGGCCCGAAGGCCACATATGTCATGACGTGCAGATCGAGCGCGGGAATGTAGGTGATCCTGGGGTCTTCGACCCCCGCATTGGCGACCCCCCTCTCCCAGCCGCGGTCGGGCTCCAGCACGACCCCTTCGCGTTCGACGCCGACGGGCGCGCCATCCTCAACCACTACCCGCGCGATCCCGACCCTGCTCACATTGCCTTGCGCGACAAGCCGAGGCAGCAAATAGAGCTCGCCCGCAGCCCATCCCGTTGCGGGATTGAGCACCCCCTCCGACTCGAGAGGGTCGCCCTGCCGCGGCGTCATGATCACTCCCACCCTCGTGAGCGTGTAAGGGAAGGGCGCCGTGGACGTGGTCATGGTCACCCTTTCACACCCGACCCGATGTCGGTCGAGATGAAGTAGCGCTGGAACACGATGAACAAAACGACAACGGGCGCGGCAAGGACCACGGCACCGGCCAGAGTCGCCCCAAACGGGTTCGCGGCGGAGGCCGCGACGGTCGAAATGTAGTTCGCGAGCGACACCGCAAGCGGCTGGAGGCTCGCATCCTTGGTGATGAGGAACGGCCAAAGGAACTCGTTCCACGGGCCGATGAACGTGAGCAGCACCACCGTGACGAGGGCCGGCCGCACGAGCGGAAGGGCGATGCGCCACAGCAGCATGAGCTCACCGGCGCCGTCGATGCGCGCCGCCTCGAAGAGCTCCTTAGGCAACTGCAAGAAGTACTGCCTGAAGATGATGACCGCGGTTGAGTTGATGAGGAACGGCAGAATCATTCCGATGTGAGTGTCGGCCAGTCCATAGTCCCTGGCGATCAGCACGTAGAGGGGAATCATCAGCAGCTGAAACGGCACCACCTGCACCAGCAGCGCCAGCGCAAACGTTGCCCCACGGCCCCTCCACTGCAACTGCGCGAGCGCATAACCCGCGAGCACACCAAACACCATGGTGCCGATGAGAACCCCCATCGTGAAAATGCCCGAGTTCGCCAGCCCCGTCCACAGGCTGATGCGATCGTTGATCGCCACGTAGTTGTCTACCGTGATGTTGTCGGGATGGGGAAAAGCCCCGGCGATAGTGGGATCCGG is drawn from Salinibacterium hongtaonis and contains these coding sequences:
- a CDS encoding glycoside hydrolase family 130 protein — translated: MTTSTAPFPYTLTRVGVIMTPRQGDPLESEGVLNPATGWAAGELYLLPRLVAQGNVSRVGIARVVVEDGAPVGVEREGVVLEPDRGWERGVANAGVEDPRITYIPALDLHVMTYVAFGPLGPRTAIATSPDLRAWTRLGPVLFEYDDALDTDLNLFHNKDTVFFAEPVTAPDGVESLAVLHRPMWNLSETKPGEGVRLPAGITDPRQSIWISFVPLAAVLADIRAIVHWRGHRMLAAPEFAFEQLKIGGGPPPLRVPEGWLMLHHGVTGTIEHAFGQQQNVNYAVGGMILDADDPTRIVARTSEPLLAPETEDERTGVVPNVVFPTAIELIGDQYFVFYGMADSKIGVARLDRRAS
- a CDS encoding carbohydrate ABC transporter permease, which codes for MSKFQTGLRGFVLAVGAFAFLFPFYYMVIGSLQAEPDPTIAGAFPHPDNITVDNYVAINDRISLWTGLANSGIFTMGVLIGTMVFGVLAGYALAQLQWRGRGATFALALLVQVVPFQLLMIPLYVLIARDYGLADTHIGMILPFLINSTAVIIFRQYFLQLPKELFEAARIDGAGELMLLWRIALPLVRPALVTVVLLTFIGPWNEFLWPFLITKDASLQPLAVSLANYISTVAASAANPFGATLAGAVVLAAPVVVLFIVFQRYFISTDIGSGVKG